The following proteins are co-located in the Acidobacteriota bacterium genome:
- the nuoD gene encoding NADH dehydrogenase (quinone) subunit D, producing MPELRTETMTVNMGPQHPATHGVLRLVVELDGEEVVSAQPTIGYLHTGIEKTAEQKKWQQVVPLVERMDYLGPHSNALAYVMSVEKLLGIEVPERVQDIRVLIAELQRITSHLVWLGTHGMEVGAITMMMYCFRERELLLNINELLAGFRLFPSYMRIGGLREDLPYGFHDAVNAFLDRFPAKMDEYEGMLTENAIWIGRTKGVGILTKQDVLDWGLLGPIARASGVTYDVRKAFPYLTYANYDFRVCSDEDGDVYARYRTRVAEMRESWKICKQAIARISPTGPWGVDDPRIVPPPKDKVYSEMEALIQHFLIHSQGFTVPEGEAYVPIEGPRGEQGFYVVSDGANRPVRVKSRPPTFLALQALPKLIAGGLIADVIAVIGSVDVVMGDSDR from the coding sequence ATGCCCGAGCTTCGCACCGAAACGATGACGGTCAACATGGGGCCGCAGCACCCCGCCACACACGGCGTGCTGCGTCTTGTCGTCGAGCTCGACGGCGAGGAGGTCGTGAGCGCGCAGCCCACGATCGGCTACCTCCACACCGGGATCGAGAAGACCGCCGAGCAGAAGAAGTGGCAGCAGGTCGTGCCACTCGTCGAGCGGATGGACTACCTCGGGCCGCACTCCAACGCGCTGGCCTACGTGATGTCGGTGGAGAAGCTCCTCGGCATCGAGGTGCCAGAGCGCGTGCAGGACATCCGCGTGCTCATCGCGGAGTTGCAGCGGATCACCAGTCACCTCGTGTGGCTCGGCACGCACGGCATGGAAGTCGGCGCCATCACGATGATGATGTACTGCTTCCGCGAGCGGGAGCTGCTGCTCAACATCAACGAACTGCTCGCCGGTTTCCGCCTCTTCCCGAGCTACATGCGGATCGGCGGCCTGCGCGAAGACCTGCCGTACGGGTTCCATGACGCCGTCAACGCCTTCCTCGATCGCTTCCCCGCGAAGATGGACGAGTACGAGGGCATGCTCACCGAGAACGCGATCTGGATCGGCCGGACGAAGGGCGTGGGCATCCTCACGAAGCAGGACGTGCTCGACTGGGGGCTGCTCGGACCGATCGCGCGCGCCTCGGGCGTCACCTACGACGTGCGCAAGGCGTTCCCGTACCTGACCTACGCCAACTACGACTTCAGGGTCTGTTCGGACGAGGACGGCGACGTGTACGCGCGCTATCGCACGCGCGTGGCCGAGATGCGCGAGAGCTGGAAGATCTGCAAGCAGGCCATCGCGCGTATCTCGCCGACCGGCCCGTGGGGCGTCGACGACCCGCGCATCGTCCCGCCGCCCAAGGACAAGGTCTATTCGGAGATGGAAGCGCTGATCCAGCACTTCCTGATCCATTCACAGGGATTCACGGTGCCCGAAGGCGAGGCCTACGTGCCCATCGAAGGTCCGCGCGGCGAGCAGGGGTTCTACGTCGTGTCCGACGGCGCCAACAGGCCGGTGCGCGTCAAGTCGCGTCCGCCCACGTTCCTGGCGCTCCAGGCCCTGCCCAAGCTGATCGCCGGCGGCCTCATCGCCGACGTGATCGCCGTGATCGGATCGGTGGACGTGGTCATGGGAGATTCGGATCGATGA
- a CDS encoding D-sedoheptulose 7-phosphate isomerase, translating to MSEALVGRCLDTFAQAADVHRRSGEALVEPLCRTIGLLNDALAAGHRVLICGNGGSAAESQHFAAELTGRFRRERAALPAIALTVDTSALTAIGNDYGFERVFARQVDAYGRSGDVLLAISTSGRSPNVVAAAEAARMRGMTVVALTGASSGTLGDVSDVVLAVPDADTARVQEVQLTLLHVLCDEIERAATTAPREP from the coding sequence ATGAGTGAGGCTCTCGTCGGGCGATGCCTCGACACCTTCGCGCAGGCCGCCGACGTGCATCGCCGGTCGGGCGAGGCGCTGGTCGAGCCGCTCTGCCGGACGATCGGGCTCCTGAATGACGCCCTCGCGGCAGGACATCGGGTCCTGATCTGCGGCAACGGGGGTAGCGCGGCGGAGAGTCAGCACTTTGCCGCGGAGTTGACGGGGCGATTCCGGCGCGAGCGGGCGGCGCTGCCGGCCATCGCCCTCACGGTGGACACGAGTGCGTTGACGGCGATCGGCAACGATTACGGCTTCGAACGCGTGTTCGCCAGGCAGGTGGACGCGTATGGCCGCAGCGGCGACGTGTTGCTGGCGATCTCGACGAGCGGCCGATCGCCGAACGTGGTGGCTGCGGCAGAGGCCGCTCGCATGCGGGGCATGACCGTTGTCGCGCTGACCGGCGCGTCGAGCGGTACGCTCGGCGACGTATCCGACGTGGTACTGGCAGTACCGGACGCAGACACCGCTCGCGTGCAGGAAGTGCAACTCACCCTGCTGCACGTGCTGTGTGACGAGATTGAACGCGCGGCCACCACCGCGCCCCGTGAGCCGTAA
- a CDS encoding NADH-quinone oxidoreductase subunit C has protein sequence MDFHARLDALRQALPDVDIALVPSVDQPTLVVPADAMERVARQLREHPSLQFQVLAELTAVDVWPREPRFEVVYHFVSMGPGALGEGVPPAQRLRVKVRVAGDQACVPTITRQYPNANWYEREVFDLFGVTFDGHPDLRRILMPDDWEGHPARKDYPVQIHKAVDVGAALQVTEEEFVRNIERQKRTAGATAGVDVQ, from the coding sequence ATGGATTTCCACGCCAGACTCGACGCGCTGCGACAGGCCCTGCCCGATGTGGACATCGCGCTGGTGCCGTCGGTGGATCAGCCGACGCTGGTCGTGCCGGCCGACGCCATGGAGCGCGTGGCCCGCCAGTTGCGCGAGCACCCGTCGCTCCAGTTCCAGGTGCTGGCCGAACTGACGGCCGTGGACGTGTGGCCGCGCGAACCCCGGTTCGAGGTGGTCTACCACTTCGTGTCGATGGGCCCCGGTGCGCTGGGTGAGGGCGTTCCCCCCGCGCAGCGGCTTCGCGTGAAAGTGCGCGTGGCGGGCGACCAGGCCTGCGTGCCGACCATCACGCGGCAGTACCCGAACGCCAACTGGTACGAGCGCGAGGTGTTCGACCTGTTCGGCGTGACGTTCGACGGCCATCCCGACCTTCGTCGCATCCTGATGCCCGACGACTGGGAAGGCCATCCGGCGCGCAAGGACTACCCCGTGCAGATCCACAAGGCCGTGGACGTCGGGGCGGCCCTGCAGGTCACCGAAGAGGAGTTCGTGCGAAACATCGAGCGGCAGAAGCGGACCGCCGGTGCGACCGCGGGCGTCGACGTGCAATGA
- a CDS encoding NADH-quinone oxidoreductase subunit B, which yields MADIEIPVLTTTVDKLVGWARRSAIWPVAFGLACCAIEMMAMAANRYDVARFGAEVFRGSPRQADLMIVAGRLSRKMAPALRRVYDQMPEPKWVISMGACASVGGVFDNYAIVQGVDQVVPVDVFVPGCPPRPESLIYGIVQLQRKMARTPQPLMNRG from the coding sequence ATGGCTGATATCGAGATTCCCGTCCTCACGACCACCGTGGACAAATTGGTGGGCTGGGCCCGCCGGTCGGCCATCTGGCCTGTTGCCTTCGGACTGGCCTGCTGCGCCATCGAGATGATGGCGATGGCCGCCAACCGGTACGACGTCGCGCGCTTCGGTGCGGAGGTGTTCCGCGGGTCGCCGCGCCAGGCGGACCTGATGATCGTCGCGGGCCGGTTGTCGCGGAAGATGGCGCCGGCGCTGCGCCGCGTCTACGATCAGATGCCCGAACCGAAGTGGGTCATCTCGATGGGCGCGTGCGCGTCGGTCGGGGGCGTGTTCGACAACTACGCCATCGTGCAGGGCGTGGATCAGGTCGTGCCCGTCGACGTCTTCGTCCCCGGGTGTCCGCCGCGTCCCGAATCCCTCATCTACGGCATCGTCCAGTTGCAGCGCAAGATGGCGCGCACGCCGCAGCCGCTCATGAACCGGGGCTGA
- a CDS encoding NADH-quinone oxidoreductase subunit A, whose product MDGWLPILLLMAFGFSFAAGNVFLSQYLGPRNPTAEKLAPYECGMPPVGDARERMSVKFYLVAMIFLLFDIEVAFLYPWAVALRDLQWTGFVQILVFFLILITGYVYVWRKGALDWNARD is encoded by the coding sequence ATGGACGGCTGGCTTCCGATTCTGCTGCTGATGGCCTTCGGCTTCTCCTTTGCCGCGGGCAATGTCTTCCTGTCGCAGTACCTCGGGCCGCGCAACCCGACGGCCGAGAAGCTCGCGCCCTACGAGTGCGGCATGCCGCCCGTCGGCGACGCGCGCGAGCGGATGTCGGTGAAGTTCTATCTGGTGGCGATGATCTTCCTGCTCTTCGACATCGAGGTCGCCTTCCTCTATCCGTGGGCGGTGGCGCTGCGGGATCTGCAGTGGACCGGGTTCGTGCAGATCCTCGTGTTCTTCCTGATTCTGATCACTGGCTACGTCTACGTCTGGCGCAAGGGCGCGCTCGACTGGAACGCGCGCGATTGA
- a CDS encoding sigma-54-dependent Fis family transcriptional regulator: protein MAATASQASTPAPSRILVVDDERSMREFLAILLARDGHDVMAAENGSQAIAALRQRSFDLLISDIRMPDCSGIDVLREAKALQPDLPGILMTAFSSTQTAIEALRTGAIDYVSKPFDVDEMKRVIAQAIERRHLRDRVTPADTPEDDGRPRASDTMIGSGPSMQRVFGLVEAIAGTSSTVLITGESGTGKEMAARAIHRLSPRSERPLVALNCGALTETLLESELFGHEKGAFTGALHTTRGLIEQAEKGTIFLDELGEMSPLMQVKLLRVLQERRFRRVGGHEELSADIRIIAATNRDLAKMVAAGTFREDLYYRVNVIPIALPPLRDRREDIPVLARHFVQRFARDMRRPGSDLTPEALDVLVRHAWPGNIRELENVLERAVAFETSAAIAPASLPEHLLTGAAVPAAGGGPGVEPRMPGASAQDAHAATTLFPETGFDLERHVQDIEREYLAEALRRSDGVKMRAADLLGMSFRSFRYYAKKYNL from the coding sequence ATGGCCGCGACGGCATCACAGGCGTCGACACCCGCCCCATCCCGCATCCTCGTCGTCGACGATGAGCGGTCGATGCGGGAGTTCCTGGCCATCCTCCTCGCGCGCGACGGGCACGACGTGATGGCCGCCGAGAACGGGTCGCAGGCGATTGCCGCGCTGCGTCAGCGCTCGTTCGATCTCCTCATCTCCGACATCCGGATGCCCGACTGCAGCGGCATCGACGTGCTGCGTGAGGCCAAGGCGCTCCAGCCGGATCTGCCCGGCATCCTGATGACGGCGTTCTCGTCCACGCAGACGGCCATCGAGGCACTGCGCACCGGCGCCATCGACTACGTCAGCAAGCCGTTCGACGTGGACGAGATGAAGCGCGTGATCGCCCAGGCGATCGAGCGCCGGCACCTGCGCGACCGTGTCACGCCCGCCGACACGCCCGAAGACGATGGGCGGCCGCGTGCGTCGGACACCATGATCGGCAGCGGACCGTCGATGCAGCGCGTGTTCGGCCTGGTCGAGGCGATCGCGGGCACGTCGAGCACCGTGCTCATCACCGGCGAGTCGGGCACGGGCAAGGAGATGGCCGCGCGCGCCATCCATCGCCTGTCGCCGCGATCGGAGCGTCCGTTGGTGGCGCTCAACTGCGGGGCGCTCACCGAGACGCTGCTCGAATCGGAGCTCTTCGGCCACGAAAAGGGCGCGTTCACGGGCGCGCTGCACACCACGCGCGGCCTCATCGAGCAGGCGGAGAAGGGAACGATCTTCCTCGACGAGCTGGGCGAGATGAGTCCGCTGATGCAGGTCAAGCTGCTGCGCGTCCTGCAGGAGCGCCGCTTCCGCCGCGTTGGTGGCCACGAGGAGCTCTCGGCCGACATCCGCATCATCGCCGCGACCAATCGCGACCTCGCGAAGATGGTGGCGGCAGGCACGTTCCGGGAAGACCTCTACTACCGTGTGAACGTGATCCCCATCGCCCTGCCGCCGCTGCGCGACCGGCGCGAGGACATCCCCGTGCTCGCACGACACTTCGTGCAACGCTTCGCGCGCGACATGCGGAGACCCGGGAGCGACCTCACACCCGAGGCGCTCGACGTGCTCGTGCGCCACGCGTGGCCCGGCAACATCCGCGAGCTGGAGAACGTGCTCGAGCGCGCCGTGGCGTTCGAGACGTCTGCCGCGATCGCGCCCGCAAGCCTCCCGGAGCACCTGCTGACAGGCGCCGCGGTGCCGGCGGCCGGGGGCGGTCCGGGTGTCGAACCGCGCATGCCCGGCGCGTCGGCGCAGGACGCCCACGCCGCCACGACGCTGTTTCCCGAGACCGGGTTCGACCTCGAGCGCCACGTCCAGGACATCGAGCGCGAGTATCTCGCCGAAGCGCTCCGCCGCTCCGATGGCGTCAAGATGCGCGCCGCCGACCTGCTGGGTATGAGCTTCCGCAGCTTCCGCTACTACGCGAAGAAGTACAACCTCTGA
- a CDS encoding PAS domain S-box protein: MQTPLTAMAFDRPYAAAPDAPRGTALAWLAGLRALVAVAVLAPLAAFTAGQGLTTQAAWLAVLPLIPLLSSGVGLALGTRIAPAVQAVQMWADVTVAIVVVWVTGGLLSPYTPILLLPVLASSVVLGRNAGLRAAAALSAAVVLLAGVQYGWVPVPALFITPLRLSALPPVPLATYTVGANVGGLFATALLVGHLAESLTRTGADLARATTSLADLTALSHRVIDSMAGGLIVTDAHDQVVLLNRTAETIIGHRSEDVLGMALEHVLPLPSREESVPGVPARIECSFTRADGSVIELGATVAPLLVGGGHRAGQLVTFQDLTLIKQRESERHRQERLAAVGEMAAGIAHEIRNPLASMSGSIQLLRRELDLRDDQATLLDIVMRESQRLNDIIKNFLSYAGPQRVTRSRVDVARLVREVGALLQQQEHAQRADAAVEIDAPEPVYHDVDEAQFRQVLWNLATNGLKAMPDGGTLHLAARAVSTTAGPALRVSVRDEGVGMAPADVERMFQPFQSGFRQGTGLGLAIVRRIVTDHGGRVAVQSSPGQGTEVTVSLPPPVTRPHVESVPVLRSA; encoded by the coding sequence ATGCAGACGCCGCTGACGGCGATGGCCTTCGACCGACCGTACGCCGCGGCACCTGATGCGCCGCGCGGGACGGCGCTCGCGTGGCTCGCGGGCCTGCGCGCCCTCGTGGCCGTGGCGGTGCTTGCACCCCTGGCCGCGTTCACGGCAGGGCAGGGACTCACGACGCAGGCGGCCTGGCTCGCCGTGCTGCCGCTGATTCCGCTGCTGAGCAGCGGGGTCGGCCTCGCGCTCGGCACGCGGATTGCCCCGGCGGTCCAGGCCGTGCAGATGTGGGCCGACGTGACCGTGGCCATTGTCGTTGTGTGGGTCACGGGCGGACTGCTCAGCCCGTACACGCCGATCCTGCTGCTTCCCGTCCTCGCGTCCAGCGTGGTCCTGGGACGCAACGCCGGGCTGAGAGCGGCAGCGGCGCTGAGTGCCGCGGTGGTCCTGCTGGCGGGCGTGCAGTACGGCTGGGTTCCCGTGCCCGCGCTGTTCATCACGCCGTTGCGGCTGTCGGCGTTGCCGCCCGTCCCGCTGGCGACCTACACCGTGGGCGCCAATGTCGGGGGCTTGTTCGCCACGGCCCTGCTCGTGGGCCACCTCGCCGAATCACTCACACGCACGGGCGCCGACCTCGCGCGTGCCACGACGAGCCTGGCGGACCTCACCGCGTTGAGCCACCGCGTCATCGACAGCATGGCCGGCGGACTCATCGTGACAGACGCGCACGATCAGGTCGTGCTGCTCAATCGCACGGCCGAGACGATCATCGGACACCGGTCCGAGGACGTGCTCGGAATGGCGCTGGAGCACGTGTTGCCACTGCCGTCGCGCGAGGAGAGCGTCCCGGGCGTGCCGGCGCGCATCGAGTGCTCCTTCACCCGCGCCGACGGCAGCGTGATCGAACTCGGTGCGACCGTCGCGCCGCTGCTCGTCGGAGGCGGTCATCGTGCGGGACAGTTGGTGACCTTCCAGGACCTCACGCTGATCAAGCAGCGCGAGTCGGAGCGGCATCGCCAGGAACGGCTCGCCGCCGTGGGCGAGATGGCGGCGGGCATCGCGCACGAGATCCGGAATCCGCTGGCCTCGATGAGCGGGTCGATCCAGCTGCTTCGTCGTGAGCTCGACCTGCGCGACGATCAGGCCACGCTGCTCGACATCGTGATGCGCGAGTCGCAGCGGCTCAACGACATCATCAAGAACTTCCTCTCCTACGCCGGGCCGCAGCGCGTGACGCGCAGCCGCGTGGACGTGGCGCGCCTCGTGCGCGAGGTGGGGGCCCTGCTGCAACAGCAGGAACACGCGCAGCGCGCGGACGCCGCCGTCGAGATTGACGCGCCGGAACCCGTCTACCACGACGTGGACGAGGCGCAGTTCCGTCAGGTGTTGTGGAACCTCGCCACCAATGGCCTGAAGGCGATGCCTGATGGCGGCACGCTCCACCTCGCCGCGCGCGCCGTGTCCACGACGGCCGGACCGGCACTGCGCGTGTCAGTGCGCGACGAGGGCGTCGGCATGGCGCCGGCCGACGTCGAGCGGATGTTCCAGCCGTTCCAGAGCGGTTTCCGTCAGGGCACGGGCCTCGGCCTTGCCATCGTCAGGCGGATCGTCACCGACCATGGCGGCCGCGTGGCCGTGCAGTCGTCGCCCGGGCAGGGCACGGAAGTGACGGTGTCGCTGCCGCCGCCCGTGACGCGCCCGCACGTCGAGTCCGTACCCGTGCTTCGGAGTGCCTGA
- a CDS encoding type II secretion system F family protein, which yields MQAFAFSGRTRGGETINGQREAESLEAAVASLRREQILITRIDPVKAKASRGAIPKPGGSVPAKSLAIFTRQFSVMIDAGLPLVQCLDILGRQEPHKRFAATILKTREDVESGMSLADAMRKHPRTFDALFTNMIQAGEAGGILDTILKRLATYIEKNVKLISQVKSAMIYPVAVIIIAAVVVSVILWKVIPTFAQMFAGLGAQLPLPTRIVIAMSNGLVAYGPLLIMALAAIAFAIRTYYRTNQGRHTIDRLLLKAPILGLILRKVAVARFCRTLSTLISSGVPLLDGLEITARTAGNAIIEDAIMETRASIERGETVSKPLQETKVFPPMVTQMIGVGEATGALDMMLAKIADFYEDEVDTAVAGLLTLLEPIMISFLGVIVGGIVISMYLPIFDLISKLT from the coding sequence ATGCAGGCGTTTGCATTCTCCGGACGCACGAGGGGTGGCGAGACGATCAACGGGCAGCGCGAAGCGGAGTCGCTCGAAGCGGCCGTCGCCTCGCTGCGCCGCGAGCAGATCCTGATCACCCGCATCGATCCCGTGAAGGCGAAGGCCTCGCGCGGGGCGATCCCCAAACCCGGCGGTTCGGTGCCCGCCAAGAGCCTCGCCATCTTCACGCGGCAGTTCAGCGTGATGATCGACGCGGGCCTGCCGCTCGTGCAGTGCCTCGACATCCTGGGGCGCCAGGAACCGCACAAGCGCTTCGCCGCCACGATCCTCAAGACGCGCGAGGACGTCGAGAGCGGCATGTCGCTCGCCGACGCGATGCGCAAGCATCCGCGCACGTTCGACGCACTGTTCACCAACATGATCCAGGCGGGGGAGGCGGGCGGCATCCTCGACACGATCCTGAAGCGCCTCGCGACCTACATCGAGAAGAACGTCAAGCTCATCTCGCAGGTCAAGTCCGCGATGATCTACCCCGTCGCGGTCATCATCATCGCCGCCGTCGTCGTGTCGGTGATCCTGTGGAAGGTCATCCCGACGTTCGCGCAGATGTTCGCCGGCCTCGGTGCCCAGTTGCCGCTGCCCACGCGCATCGTCATCGCGATGAGCAACGGACTGGTGGCGTACGGACCGTTGCTCATCATGGCGCTGGCGGCGATCGCGTTCGCGATCCGGACGTACTACAGGACCAACCAGGGCCGTCACACGATCGACAGGCTCTTGCTGAAGGCGCCGATCCTCGGCCTCATCCTGCGCAAGGTGGCCGTGGCGCGGTTCTGCCGCACGCTGTCCACGCTCATCAGTTCCGGCGTGCCGCTGCTCGACGGCCTCGAGATCACCGCACGCACCGCGGGCAACGCGATCATCGAGGACGCGATCATGGAGACGCGCGCGAGCATCGAGCGCGGCGAGACGGTGTCCAAGCCGCTCCAGGAGACCAAGGTGTTCCCGCCGATGGTCACGCAGATGATCGGCGTGGGCGAGGCGACGGGCGCACTCGACATGATGCTGGCCAAGATCGCCGACTTCTACGAGGACGAAGTCGACACGGCGGTGGCCGGGCTGCTCACGCTGCTCGAGCCCATCATGATCTCGTTCCTTGGCGTCATCGTGGGTGGCATCGTCATCTCGATGTACCTGCCGATCTTCGACCTCATCTCGAAGCTGACCTAG
- a CDS encoding type IV pilus twitching motility protein PilT, which translates to MATLPELLKTTVELNGSDLHLTTAAPPTVRVHGKLVPLKLPGLTAPETKQLAYSVCTDAQKKRFEETQELDFSFGIRGVGRFRCNIFNQRGAVASVYRLIPEKVRGFQELNLPPILAKLSERPRGLVLVTGPTGSGKSTTLAAMIDKINTERNEHILTIEDPIEYVHQHKGCLVNQREVHSDTQGFGLALRAALREDPDVVLIGELRDLETIESALRIAETGHLTFATLHTNSAAQTINRIIDVFPAHQQSQIRTQLSLVIEGIVCQSLLRRSNGQGRVVALEILVPTPAIRNLIRDDKVHQIYSMMQAGQEKLGMQTMNQCLASLYMARQITLETAMSASSMKEELQEMIQRGTGVVPGAGMHRSMAPGVPVRR; encoded by the coding sequence ATGGCCACACTGCCCGAACTGCTGAAGACGACGGTGGAGCTCAACGGCTCCGACCTCCACCTCACGACAGCCGCGCCACCGACGGTGCGCGTGCACGGCAAGCTCGTGCCGCTCAAGCTCCCGGGCCTCACGGCCCCCGAGACCAAGCAGCTCGCCTACAGCGTCTGCACCGATGCACAGAAGAAGCGCTTCGAGGAGACGCAGGAGCTCGATTTCTCCTTCGGCATCCGGGGCGTGGGCCGCTTCCGCTGCAACATCTTCAACCAGCGCGGCGCCGTGGCCTCCGTCTACCGTCTCATCCCCGAGAAGGTCCGCGGGTTCCAGGAACTGAACCTGCCGCCGATCCTCGCCAAGCTCTCCGAGCGTCCGCGCGGCCTCGTGCTCGTCACCGGACCTACCGGCAGCGGCAAGTCCACGACGCTCGCGGCGATGATCGACAAGATCAACACCGAGCGCAACGAGCACATCCTCACGATCGAGGACCCGATCGAATACGTGCACCAGCACAAGGGGTGTCTCGTGAACCAGCGCGAGGTGCACAGCGACACGCAGGGCTTCGGCCTCGCGCTGCGCGCCGCGCTCCGTGAAGACCCCGACGTCGTGCTCATCGGCGAATTGCGCGACCTCGAGACCATCGAGTCGGCGCTGCGGATCGCGGAGACGGGCCACCTGACCTTCGCGACGCTGCACACCAACTCCGCCGCGCAGACGATCAACCGCATCATCGACGTGTTCCCCGCGCACCAGCAGTCGCAGATCCGCACGCAGCTGAGCCTCGTGATCGAGGGCATCGTGTGTCAGTCGCTGCTGCGCCGATCCAACGGGCAGGGGCGCGTCGTGGCGCTCGAGATCCTCGTGCCCACGCCCGCCATCCGCAACCTGATTCGCGACGACAAGGTGCACCAGATCTACTCGATGATGCAGGCCGGCCAGGAAAAGCTCGGCATGCAGACGATGAACCAGTGTCTGGCGTCGCTGTACATGGCGCGGCAGATCACGCTCGAGACAGCGATGTCGGCCTCGTCGATGAAGGAAGAGCTGCAGGAAATGATTCAGCGCGGCACCGGCGTGGTGCCGGGCGCCGGCATGCACCGGTCGATGGCACCGGGCGTCCCGGTCCGCCGGTAG
- the pilB gene encoding type IV-A pilus assembly ATPase PilB encodes MAVRIGELLLKEKKITPTQLQEALGYQKANGGKLAMNLVKLGFVRDEEITALLSRQYGVPSIDLGRFEIDAAVVKLIPAETAQKYQVVPLSRAGATLTLAMTDPTNVFAMDDIKFMTGYNVEPVVASEQAVADAIQKYYAAPVRAQANTANALDLANRALEEHQTDASNEAVEVLDDLEEIDVAALEKQTGEAPVIRMVNMVLTSSIQRGASDIHIEPYEREFRIRFRIDGILYNVMQPPMKFRDAIISRLKIMAKLDIAEKRLPQDGRIKIRINDQGHSKEIDFRVSCLPTLFGEKVVLRLLDKDKLMLDMTKLGFEPSSLSKFKTQIDKPWGMVLVTGPTGSGKTNTLYSAISSLNTPETNIMTADEPVEFNLAGVNQVTVRDSIGLTFAAALRSFLRQDPNTILVGEIRDFETAEIAVKAALTGHLVLSTLHTNDAPSTVSRLMNMGIEPFLVASSVNLICAQRLVRRVCTKCKVPHPLPPQTLMDIGFTAEEAQTVTPMRGTGCDTCNNTGYKGRVGLYEVLEITDELRELILVGASALDIRKKGIEEGMITLRHSGLLKVKDGLTTTEEVTRETVK; translated from the coding sequence ATGGCGGTCAGAATCGGCGAGCTCCTCCTGAAGGAGAAGAAGATCACCCCGACGCAGCTGCAGGAGGCGCTGGGTTACCAGAAGGCCAACGGCGGCAAGTTGGCGATGAATCTCGTCAAGCTCGGTTTCGTGCGTGATGAAGAGATCACCGCGCTGTTGAGCCGTCAGTATGGCGTCCCGTCGATCGATCTCGGCAGGTTCGAGATCGACGCGGCGGTGGTGAAGCTGATACCGGCCGAGACCGCGCAGAAGTACCAGGTCGTGCCCCTCAGCCGCGCCGGCGCCACGCTCACGCTGGCGATGACCGATCCGACCAACGTGTTCGCCATGGACGACATCAAGTTCATGACGGGCTACAACGTCGAACCCGTCGTGGCGTCCGAACAGGCGGTGGCCGACGCGATCCAGAAGTACTACGCGGCGCCCGTGCGCGCGCAGGCCAACACCGCCAACGCCTTGGACCTGGCCAACCGCGCGCTGGAGGAGCACCAGACCGACGCCTCGAACGAGGCCGTCGAGGTGCTCGACGATCTCGAGGAGATCGATGTCGCGGCGCTCGAGAAGCAGACGGGTGAGGCGCCCGTCATCCGCATGGTGAACATGGTGCTCACCTCGAGCATCCAGCGCGGCGCCAGCGACATCCACATCGAGCCGTACGAGCGCGAGTTCCGCATCAGGTTCCGCATCGACGGCATCCTCTACAACGTGATGCAGCCGCCCATGAAATTCAGGGACGCGATCATCTCGCGCCTGAAGATCATGGCCAAGCTCGACATCGCGGAGAAGCGTCTGCCGCAGGACGGCCGCATCAAGATCCGCATCAACGACCAGGGGCACAGCAAGGAGATCGACTTCCGCGTCTCGTGCCTGCCCACGCTGTTCGGCGAGAAGGTGGTGCTCCGCCTCCTCGACAAGGACAAGCTGATGCTCGACATGACGAAGCTCGGGTTCGAGCCGAGCTCGCTGTCGAAGTTCAAGACGCAGATCGACAAGCCGTGGGGCATGGTGCTGGTCACCGGCCCGACGGGCAGCGGCAAGACCAACACGCTCTACTCGGCGATCTCGTCGCTCAACACGCCCGAGACCAACATCATGACCGCCGATGAACCTGTCGAGTTCAACCTCGCCGGCGTCAACCAGGTGACCGTGCGCGACAGCATCGGCCTCACGTTCGCGGCGGCCCTGCGCTCGTTCCTGCGCCAGGACCCGAACACGATCCTGGTCGGCGAGATTCGTGACTTCGAGACGGCGGAGATCGCGGTGAAGGCCGCGCTCACCGGCCACCTCGTGCTCTCCACGCTGCACACCAACGACGCGCCGAGTACCGTCAGTCGCCTGATGAACATGGGCATCGAGCCCTTCCTGGTGGCGAGCTCCGTGAACCTGATCTGCGCCCAACGTCTCGTGCGCCGCGTGTGCACCAAGTGCAAGGTGCCGCACCCGCTGCCGCCGCAGACGCTCATGGACATCGGCTTCACGGCCGAAGAGGCGCAGACGGTCACCCCGATGCGCGGCACCGGCTGCGACACGTGCAACAACACCGGATACAAGGGCCGCGTGGGCCTCTACGAGGTACTCGAGATCACCGATGAGCTCCGCGAGCTGATCCTTGTCGGCGCCTCGGCCCTCGACATCCGCAAGAAGGGGATCGAGGAGGGGATGATTACCCTCCGCCACAGCGGTCTTCTCAAGGTCAAGGACGGGCTGACCACCACCGAGGAAGTCACGAGGGAGACGGTCAAGTAG